One window of the Dermacentor andersoni chromosome 10, qqDerAnde1_hic_scaffold, whole genome shotgun sequence genome contains the following:
- the LOC140213461 gene encoding sodium/iodide cotransporter-like — MEDIILEYVVFGVLMALNFGLGLYFSLRRKARLARTTVEVFLGSRALRALPLAASVVATIVSSAGMVGMTGHFYAYGFHLMWHALGAVAVAPVAAHVFLPVMYGMRITSVFER; from the exons ATGGAGGACATTATCCTGGAGTATGTGGTCTTCGGTGTGCTTATGGCCCTCAACTTCGGACTGGGCCTCTACTTTTCGCTACGTCGGAAGGCACGCCTGGCCCGCACTACCGTGGAGGTCTTCCTGGGCAGCCGGGCACTGCGAGCACTTCCCCTGGCGGCCTCCGTAGTGGCGACCATCGTTTCGTCTGCGGGAATGGTTGGCATGACGGGACACTTCTACGCTTACGGTTTCCACCTCATGTGGCATGCGTTGGGGGCCGTTGCCGTGGCGCCCGTCGCGGCCCACGTCTTCCTGCCGGTGATGTACGGGATGCGGATCACCTCGGTGTTCGAG aggtaa